A stretch of the Gemmatimonadaceae bacterium genome encodes the following:
- a CDS encoding prepilin-type N-terminal cleavage/methylation domain-containing protein: protein MRLRSLKGFTLIELLVVIVILGVLAAISMVKYSNTKQRAWRANGIGDLRKLATAQEAFFSDSSRYAVVADTGSAAGRLNFQPSHGNTTLTLVASSGGWSGLLNIPGAEQCGIYSGTAAMPAGMPAATLSGVPVCW from the coding sequence ATGCGACTCCGATCACTCAAGGGCTTCACGCTCATCGAGCTGCTCGTCGTCATCGTCATCCTCGGCGTCCTCGCCGCGATCTCGATGGTCAAGTACTCGAACACCAAGCAGCGTGCCTGGCGCGCCAACGGCATCGGTGACCTGCGCAAGCTTGCCACCGCACAGGAAGCGTTCTTCTCCGACAGCAGCCGATACGCTGTCGTCGCCGACACCGGGTCCGCGGCCGGTCGCCTCAACTTCCAGCCGTCACACGGCAACACGACGCTCACGCTGGTGGCCTCCTCGGGCGGCTGGAGCGGTCTGCTGAACATTCCCGGCGCCGAACAGTGCGGGATCTACAGCGGGACGGCTGCGATGCCTGCAGGCATGCCGGCGGCGACCCTCAGCGGTGTGCCGGTCTGCTGGTAA
- a CDS encoding prepilin-type N-terminal cleavage/methylation domain-containing protein — translation MDTHHTPRPRRHAIRRGPAGMRRAGMSLAEVLVALVVLAATAAWSLTAAAGALRAITLRDAHRLAVQRAELGLATLEALDCDSIAVPPLPRERRWVVRQARRRHGAAVHDAVSVLPVAADSVTLHRDAWCR, via the coding sequence ATGGACACCCACCACACCCCGCGGCCACGCCGCCACGCCATCCGCCGCGGCCCGGCGGGCATGCGGCGCGCTGGCATGTCGCTGGCGGAAGTGCTCGTCGCACTGGTGGTCCTCGCGGCCACCGCCGCCTGGTCCCTCACCGCCGCCGCCGGCGCGCTCCGCGCCATCACCCTGCGAGACGCGCATCGCCTGGCGGTTCAGCGCGCGGAACTCGGGCTCGCCACACTCGAGGCGCTCGACTGCGACAGCATTGCCGTCCCACCGTTGCCGCGCGAGCGTCGGTGGGTGGTGCGGCAGGCACGCCGGCGCCACGGCGCCGCCGTGCACGATGCCGTCTCGGTGCTGCCGGTGGCCGCCGACAGCGTCACGCTCCATCGCGACGCCTGGTGCCGGTGA
- a CDS encoding chorismate synthase, which yields MLRLLRLTTAGESHGPALVCTVEGMPAGIPLLAADINANCACSDF from the coding sequence ATGCTCCGCCTCCTCCGCCTCACCACCGCCGGCGAGTCCCACGGGCCAGCCCTCGTCTGCACCGTCGAGGGCATGCCGGCCGGCATCCCGCTCCTGGCCGCGGACATCAACGCTAACTGTGCGTGCTCGGACTTCTGA
- the pilO gene encoding type 4a pilus biogenesis protein PilO, whose translation MLNSFSKREQSLLAVILVALGISVLFYMYVFTPKSETITEQGAHVEALASANQKAASELKAGNLRQLKEDATRYAENLAVMRQLVPTVNEVSGLLEQVSNSARKVGLDIASVQPQPVAGGGENYDAHRYRLVVKGGFNNMTEFLTNIGSLPRIVTPMVLKMKLADGAGTATQNAGGRRRMPASEAPIMTEFDIETYVARGGEPVSTSRRAGTTP comes from the coding sequence ATGCTGAACTCATTCTCCAAGCGCGAACAGAGCCTGCTGGCCGTCATCCTCGTGGCCCTCGGCATCAGCGTCCTGTTCTACATGTACGTCTTCACGCCCAAGTCGGAGACGATCACCGAGCAGGGCGCGCACGTCGAGGCCCTCGCCTCGGCCAACCAGAAGGCCGCCAGCGAGCTGAAGGCCGGCAACCTCCGGCAGCTCAAGGAGGACGCCACGCGGTATGCCGAGAACCTCGCCGTGATGCGGCAGCTCGTGCCGACCGTGAACGAGGTGTCGGGGCTGCTCGAGCAGGTGTCGAACTCCGCCCGCAAGGTCGGCCTCGACATCGCCAGCGTGCAGCCGCAGCCCGTCGCCGGCGGCGGCGAGAACTACGACGCCCACCGCTACCGCCTGGTGGTGAAGGGCGGCTTCAACAACATGACCGAGTTCCTCACCAACATCGGCAGCCTGCCGCGCATCGTCACGCCGATGGTGCTGAAGATGAAGCTCGCCGACGGGGCCGGCACCGCCACCCAGAACGCCGGGGGCCGCCGCCGCATGCCCGCCTCCGAGGCGCCGATCATGACCGAGTTCGACATCGAGACCTACGTCGCGCGCGGCGGGGAACCCGTCTCGACCTCGCGCCGCGCGGGGACCACACCATGA
- the pilM gene encoding type IV pilus assembly protein PilM: MAFFKRRKVTIGLDIGSGLVKIAVIDHGKGLPELQRVVVEPVPADAIVEGEVMDHALVILAVQNALAAAAADTKGAHVVAAVGGGNVIVRKVMLDRGKMGELREAMQWEAEQIVPFDTSAISLDYQVLDPDGDSDEVSVLMAVAKRDLIDARVQLLRDAGIDPKVVDVEAFALHNAFEFNHPDAMRGTVALVNIGNDVCNVSVLDDGVPILTRDNTVGVRRLREDLQRDARMTADDADSALVAATTTPALDNVVQRRGEELAKEIERTATVAQSLSRTVRPIREVYIAGGGARVSGLAERLAGLLRIPVRPVNPLLNLAVADGALADVNADEVASLLVLPVGLALRHVA; encoded by the coding sequence ATGGCGTTCTTCAAGCGACGTAAGGTCACGATCGGCCTCGATATCGGCTCCGGCCTCGTCAAGATTGCCGTGATCGACCACGGCAAGGGCCTCCCCGAACTCCAGCGCGTCGTGGTCGAGCCCGTCCCCGCCGATGCCATCGTCGAGGGCGAGGTCATGGACCACGCGCTGGTCATCCTCGCCGTCCAGAACGCCCTCGCGGCCGCTGCGGCCGACACCAAGGGCGCCCATGTCGTGGCCGCCGTCGGTGGCGGCAACGTGATCGTGCGCAAGGTCATGCTCGACCGCGGCAAGATGGGCGAGCTGCGCGAGGCCATGCAGTGGGAGGCCGAGCAGATCGTGCCCTTCGACACCAGCGCCATCTCGCTCGACTACCAGGTGCTGGATCCCGACGGGGATTCCGACGAGGTGTCGGTCCTGATGGCGGTGGCCAAGCGCGACCTCATCGACGCCCGCGTGCAGCTCCTGCGCGACGCCGGCATCGACCCGAAGGTGGTCGACGTCGAGGCCTTCGCGCTCCACAACGCCTTCGAGTTCAACCATCCCGACGCCATGCGCGGCACCGTCGCCCTCGTCAACATCGGCAACGACGTGTGCAACGTCAGCGTGCTGGACGACGGCGTGCCGATCCTGACCCGCGACAACACCGTCGGCGTGCGGCGCCTGCGCGAGGACCTCCAGCGTGATGCCCGCATGACCGCCGACGACGCCGACTCGGCCCTCGTCGCCGCCACCACCACGCCGGCGCTCGACAACGTCGTGCAGCGCCGAGGTGAGGAGCTGGCGAAGGAGATCGAGCGCACGGCCACCGTCGCCCAGTCGCTCTCGCGCACCGTCCGGCCCATCCGCGAGGTCTACATCGCCGGCGGTGGTGCCCGCGTCTCCGGCCTCGCCGAACGCCTCGCCGGGCTGCTCCGCATCCCCGTCCGCCCCGTGAACCCGCTGCTCAACCTGGCCGTGGCCGATGGCGCGCTCGCCGACGTGAACGCCGATGAGGTGGCGTCACTCCTGGTGCTGCCCGTCGGGCTCGCCCTTCGCCACGTGGCCTGA
- a CDS encoding prepilin-type N-terminal cleavage/methylation domain-containing protein, translated as MRHSQKQGFTLIELLIVVVIIGILAAVAIPKFSNTKQRASRSAGLADMRNLATSQEGFYADSNRYAAIGDTGSAAGKMNFTPSNGNTALTLVATTTGWSGVVNIPGSQKCGIYHGSAAPPTGMPATTPSGTPVCW; from the coding sequence ATGCGACACTCACAGAAGCAGGGCTTCACGCTCATCGAACTTCTGATCGTCGTCGTGATCATCGGCATCCTGGCCGCGGTCGCGATCCCGAAGTTCTCGAACACGAAGCAGCGCGCCTCGCGCTCGGCCGGACTGGCCGACATGCGCAACCTCGCCACGTCGCAGGAAGGCTTCTACGCCGACTCGAACCGTTACGCCGCCATCGGCGACACGGGCAGCGCGGCAGGCAAGATGAACTTCACGCCGTCGAACGGGAACACGGCCCTCACGCTCGTGGCCACCACCACCGGCTGGAGCGGCGTGGTGAACATCCCCGGCTCCCAGAAGTGCGGCATCTATCACGGCTCGGCAGCGCCCCCGACGGGCATGCCCGCGACCACGCCGAGCGGCACGCCGGTCTGCTGGTAA
- a CDS encoding PilN domain-containing protein encodes MIEINLLNPGEKNRKKKSGALDFLARFRGTKDAQPLAMDDSAPIPARPMIAAGAGIAVAVAVLGVGGGFWYQDRQITRLDERLQQELADSSRFSSVIGERKAVIARRDSLITQLGIIEEIDQSRYVWPHILDEISRALPPYTWITGITQLSARPVLPQRDTTKAKADSAGAKAKAPAEPVVAFQLVGNTVDIQALTRFMRVLESSPFVQNVTINKSSVMLIDNREVTEFTLDMQYQKPDPAAVTTVPITLSVR; translated from the coding sequence ATGATCGAGATCAACCTCCTCAATCCCGGTGAGAAGAACCGCAAGAAGAAGTCGGGTGCGCTCGACTTCCTCGCGCGGTTCCGCGGCACCAAGGACGCACAGCCGCTCGCCATGGACGACAGCGCGCCGATCCCGGCGCGCCCGATGATCGCCGCCGGCGCCGGCATCGCCGTCGCCGTCGCGGTGCTCGGCGTCGGCGGCGGGTTCTGGTACCAGGACCGCCAGATCACGCGCCTCGACGAGCGGCTCCAGCAGGAACTCGCCGACTCGTCCCGCTTCTCCAGCGTCATCGGCGAGCGCAAGGCCGTCATCGCCCGCCGCGACTCGCTCATCACGCAGCTCGGCATCATCGAGGAGATCGACCAGAGCCGCTACGTCTGGCCGCACATCCTCGACGAGATCAGCCGCGCCCTGCCGCCCTACACCTGGATCACCGGGATCACGCAGCTCAGCGCACGCCCCGTGCTGCCGCAGCGTGACACCACCAAGGCCAAGGCCGACAGCGCCGGCGCGAAGGCCAAGGCACCGGCCGAGCCGGTGGTCGCCTTCCAGCTCGTCGGCAACACCGTCGACATCCAGGCCCTGACGCGCTTCATGCGCGTGCTCGAGAGCTCCCCGTTCGTGCAGAACGTCACGATCAACAAGTCGAGCGTGATGCTCATCGACAACCGCGAAGTCACCGAGTTCACGCTCGACATGCAGTACCAGAAGCCCGACCCCGCGGCGGTCACCACGGTCCCGATCACCCTGTCGGTGCGCTGA
- a CDS encoding AMIN domain-containing protein: protein MHDFTPQRSWYRAAAAGVAVFAATTVAPTTTQAQALVRGVRVESSPAGTYVAVSLTDSVARSAFTLAGPNRIVLDLPGSTLGAIGGRSYDGQPRGPVQNIRMSQYRSDIVRVVIDVDGPARYTVSGGTEVRVALPAGAEIAAWSTGDAMPSQSVASAAAAPREAAVAVMDSTVSSGRAEAGDAPSRVQYQTPVQATVGTAASNNGKPPKPRITVSYQEADIRDVIAAFASFANRTIVVGKDVSGSITADVKDKPWDEALAAILTAQGLAASEEPNGIIIVDSYRNMLDKQSLEPLVTQVVSINYANASSVAGTVRGLLTRDCLPGAGSPGSGGGGATTPGAVPTGCVVRGSVQADSATNSLLIREVQSRMEDVISYVRSIDRRTPQVAIKAKIIFVNRSSLQEIGITYDIGTARQFFNTVIPRQEVVQQIPIDRNGDGVPDAFREVLQPVIGDRVDLGGKTLSAIANANSSISSPALNLIFSAAVGKYSLTPFIQALQESSLADVQAEPTVVTLDNRKAEILVGQEIPIRVLDAGAGSGGGAAGQINIPRATVQLKEVGISLSVTPRITNNRQIMMTIHAENSSASLASSDVGFIFDKQRADNTLMVPDGETAVIGGLTITQVTKSRRGVPFLMNLPYLGRLFSTTRKNEQKRDLVILVSPHILDDGDARTPAPNPGR from the coding sequence ATGCATGATTTTACGCCGCAGCGCAGCTGGTACCGCGCCGCTGCAGCCGGGGTCGCGGTGTTCGCCGCGACGACGGTTGCCCCCACCACCACGCAGGCGCAGGCGCTCGTCAGGGGCGTGCGCGTCGAGTCCAGCCCGGCCGGCACCTACGTCGCCGTCTCGCTCACCGACTCGGTCGCGCGCTCGGCCTTCACGCTCGCCGGCCCGAACCGCATCGTGCTCGACCTGCCGGGCTCCACGCTCGGCGCCATCGGCGGCCGGTCGTACGACGGCCAGCCGCGCGGCCCGGTCCAGAACATCCGCATGTCGCAGTACCGCTCGGACATCGTCCGCGTCGTGATCGACGTCGACGGGCCGGCGCGCTACACCGTCTCCGGCGGCACCGAGGTGCGCGTCGCGCTCCCGGCCGGCGCCGAGATCGCCGCCTGGAGCACCGGTGACGCCATGCCGTCGCAGTCGGTGGCCAGCGCCGCCGCCGCGCCGCGGGAGGCCGCCGTCGCCGTGATGGACTCCACCGTCAGCAGCGGCCGCGCCGAGGCCGGCGATGCCCCGTCGCGCGTCCAGTACCAGACGCCGGTGCAGGCCACCGTCGGCACCGCCGCCTCCAACAACGGCAAGCCGCCCAAGCCGCGCATCACCGTCAGCTACCAGGAAGCCGACATCCGCGACGTGATCGCCGCCTTCGCCTCGTTCGCCAACCGCACCATCGTGGTCGGCAAGGACGTGTCCGGCAGCATCACCGCCGACGTCAAGGACAAGCCGTGGGACGAGGCGCTCGCCGCCATCCTCACCGCGCAGGGCCTGGCCGCCAGCGAGGAGCCGAATGGCATCATCATCGTCGACTCCTACCGCAACATGCTCGACAAGCAGTCCCTCGAGCCGCTCGTGACGCAGGTCGTGAGCATCAACTACGCGAACGCCAGCTCGGTCGCCGGCACCGTCCGCGGCCTCCTGACCCGTGACTGCCTGCCGGGTGCCGGCAGCCCGGGGTCGGGCGGCGGCGGCGCCACCACGCCGGGCGCCGTGCCCACCGGCTGCGTCGTGCGCGGCAGCGTGCAGGCCGACAGCGCCACCAACTCGCTCCTGATCCGCGAGGTGCAGAGCCGCATGGAGGACGTGATCAGCTACGTCCGCTCCATCGACCGCCGCACCCCGCAGGTCGCGATCAAGGCGAAGATCATCTTCGTCAACCGCAGCAGCCTGCAGGAAATCGGCATCACCTACGACATCGGCACGGCCCGCCAGTTCTTCAACACGGTGATCCCGCGCCAGGAGGTCGTGCAGCAGATCCCGATCGACCGCAACGGTGACGGCGTGCCGGACGCGTTCCGCGAGGTGCTCCAGCCGGTCATCGGTGACCGCGTGGACCTCGGCGGCAAGACGCTCTCGGCCATCGCCAACGCCAACTCGAGCATCTCGAGCCCGGCGCTCAACCTGATCTTCAGCGCCGCCGTCGGGAAGTACTCGCTGACCCCGTTCATCCAGGCCTTGCAGGAGTCGTCGCTCGCCGACGTGCAGGCCGAGCCCACGGTGGTGACGCTGGACAACCGCAAGGCCGAGATCCTGGTCGGCCAGGAGATCCCGATCCGCGTGCTCGATGCCGGTGCCGGCTCCGGCGGCGGTGCCGCCGGCCAGATCAACATCCCGCGCGCCACCGTGCAGCTCAAGGAAGTCGGCATCTCGCTCTCGGTCACGCCGCGCATCACGAACAACCGGCAGATCATGATGACGATCCACGCCGAGAACAGCTCCGCGTCGCTGGCCAGCTCCGATGTCGGCTTCATCTTCGACAAGCAGCGCGCCGACAACACGCTGATGGTGCCGGATGGCGAGACCGCCGTGATCGGCGGCCTCACCATCACGCAGGTCACCAAGTCGCGCCGCGGCGTGCCGTTCCTGATGAACCTGCCGTACCTCGGCCGCCTGTTCTCCACCACCCGCAAGAACGAGCAGAAGCGCGATCTCGTGATCCTGGTGTCCCCGCACATCCTGGACGACGGCGACGCTCGCACGCCGGCTCCCAACCCCGGCCGATAA
- the aroC gene encoding chorismate synthase — MRLLRLTTAGESHGPALVCTVEGMPAGIPLLAADINADLFRRQQGYGRGRRMQIERDEVEFLSGVRAGQTLGSPIAMLIRNRDWKNWVEIMDPAPRDEDADGMRKRAVTRPRPGHADLTGVLKYDREDARDILERASARETTARVAGAAIARALLKAFGITVGSHLVHLGGIDAAPMPLPDDLNAVADASPVRTLDPEAEARIIARIDQAKAEGDTLGGICEIVARGLPVGLGSHVSWDRKLDGRVGQAMLSIPAVKGVELGMGFESARQSGASVHDAIAIAPGRTLAGNVQRTSNRAGGLDGGMTNGEPVVVRVAMKPIATLMTPLQTIDTTTSEVAAAVVERSDVTAVPAMGVIAEAMLALVLADAMLEKFGGDSLGEMRRNYDAYLAHVAQRLG, encoded by the coding sequence ATGCGCCTCCTCCGCCTCACCACCGCCGGCGAGTCCCACGGGCCAGCCCTCGTCTGCACCGTCGAGGGCATGCCGGCCGGCATCCCGCTCCTGGCCGCGGACATCAACGCCGACCTGTTCCGGCGCCAGCAGGGCTACGGCCGTGGGCGGCGCATGCAGATCGAACGCGACGAGGTGGAGTTCCTCAGCGGCGTGCGCGCCGGCCAGACCCTCGGCTCGCCGATCGCGATGCTGATCCGCAACAGGGACTGGAAGAACTGGGTCGAGATCATGGACCCGGCCCCGCGCGACGAGGATGCCGACGGCATGCGGAAGCGCGCCGTCACCCGGCCGCGCCCGGGACACGCCGACCTGACGGGCGTGCTGAAGTACGACCGCGAGGACGCCCGTGACATCCTCGAACGCGCCTCGGCCCGCGAGACCACCGCCCGCGTGGCCGGCGCCGCCATCGCCCGCGCACTGCTGAAGGCGTTCGGCATCACCGTCGGCAGCCACCTGGTGCACCTCGGCGGCATCGACGCCGCACCGATGCCGCTGCCGGACGACCTGAACGCCGTTGCCGACGCCAGCCCGGTGCGCACCCTCGATCCCGAGGCCGAGGCACGCATCATCGCCCGCATCGACCAGGCGAAGGCCGAGGGCGACACGCTCGGCGGCATCTGCGAGATCGTCGCGCGCGGGCTGCCGGTGGGGCTGGGCTCACACGTGAGCTGGGATCGCAAGCTGGACGGCCGCGTGGGCCAGGCCATGCTCTCGATCCCCGCCGTCAAGGGCGTGGAACTCGGCATGGGGTTCGAGTCGGCGCGGCAGAGCGGGGCGTCGGTGCACGACGCGATCGCGATCGCCCCCGGTCGCACCCTCGCCGGCAACGTGCAGCGTACCAGCAACCGCGCCGGCGGGCTGGATGGCGGCATGACCAACGGCGAACCGGTGGTGGTGCGCGTGGCGATGAAGCCGATCGCGACGCTGATGACGCCGCTGCAGACGATCGACACCACGACATCGGAAGTTGCGGCGGCGGTGGTGGAGCGCAGTGACGTGACGGCGGTGCCGGCGATGGGGGTGATCGCCGAGGCGATGCTGGCGCTGGTGCTGGCCGATGCGATGCTCGAGAAGTTCGGCGGCGACTCGCTGGGGGAGATGCGGCGCAATTACGACGCGTATCTCGCGCATGTGGCGCAGCGCCTGGGGTGA
- a CDS encoding shikimate kinase, with translation MTGGEAESEADAGAALVRPAHLVLVGLPGAGKTTHGRHAARHMQRPFIDLDKRVAHLAGRSVPEIFRLEGEAAFRSRERLATAALSLEPASIVAPGGGWVLDPANVALVKPAATIIWLKVSPRVAVRRMGGRVGLRPLLAEGDPVARLEALLRQREARYATADAVIDTEVLDWQGVVSEIAALATPATGR, from the coding sequence GTGACCGGCGGCGAGGCGGAGTCGGAGGCGGACGCTGGCGCCGCCCTGGTGCGGCCGGCGCACCTCGTCCTGGTGGGCCTGCCCGGGGCGGGGAAGACCACCCACGGCCGCCACGCCGCCCGCCACATGCAGCGCCCGTTCATCGACCTCGACAAGCGGGTGGCCCACCTCGCCGGCCGGTCGGTGCCGGAGATCTTCCGGCTGGAGGGTGAGGCGGCGTTCCGCTCACGGGAACGACTGGCGACGGCCGCGCTCTCACTCGAGCCCGCCAGCATCGTAGCCCCGGGCGGCGGCTGGGTGCTCGATCCGGCCAACGTCGCGCTCGTCAAGCCGGCGGCCACGATCATCTGGCTGAAGGTCAGCCCGCGGGTCGCGGTGCGCCGGATGGGGGGCCGCGTCGGGCTCCGGCCGCTGCTGGCGGAGGGTGATCCCGTGGCGCGGCTCGAGGCCCTGCTGCGGCAGCGGGAGGCACGCTACGCCACCGCGGATGCGGTCATCGACACGGAAGTCCTTGATTGGCAAGGAGTTGTGTCGGAGATCGCGGCGCTTGCCACCCCGGCCACCGGGCGATAG
- a CDS encoding sensor histidine kinase, whose amino-acid sequence MPPRVPRASRTLPERRALQDAIAWPIALTLLAGAAVVFFLPRVVPTQFLTVTIGATLALVTVALVAILSVVIERWLRRHAASLAALAESRVQEHGVAGLAEVADDGVLMPLASAYADAGARAALREAEREQAAALLRFGADCAARLDGAVDGTVDPAVAERVRVLTGALRRVTGAVPPAPVPTDLVSEVREVVEALNADGRGARIDAVLDTDRGPVRVDRVRIRGHLHDLLTMARVETAGVGPVTIHVSRVFRSNIEETPVRRTGDSRLTIVPRASDGSLRSWVQRAQPGVEVLSIVIGDGGAAPTTEEQRRAFDAFAVSRPGDPTGVALATIRRTVEEAKGTVWIDGSREGGTAVHLLLPIAGG is encoded by the coding sequence ATGCCTCCGCGCGTCCCGCGCGCCAGCCGCACCCTCCCGGAGCGCCGCGCCCTGCAGGACGCGATCGCCTGGCCGATCGCGCTCACGCTGCTCGCCGGTGCCGCGGTGGTCTTCTTCCTGCCGCGCGTGGTGCCGACGCAGTTCCTCACCGTCACGATCGGCGCCACCCTCGCGCTGGTGACGGTGGCACTGGTCGCGATCCTCTCGGTGGTGATCGAGCGCTGGCTGCGCCGCCACGCGGCGTCGCTGGCCGCGCTGGCGGAGTCGCGCGTGCAGGAGCACGGCGTCGCGGGGCTCGCGGAGGTGGCTGATGACGGGGTGCTGATGCCGCTGGCCTCGGCCTACGCGGATGCCGGCGCGCGCGCGGCGCTGCGTGAGGCGGAGCGCGAGCAGGCTGCCGCGCTGTTGCGATTCGGTGCGGATTGCGCCGCACGCCTCGACGGGGCAGTGGATGGCACAGTCGATCCTGCAGTGGCCGAGCGTGTGCGGGTGCTGACGGGTGCGCTGCGACGCGTCACGGGGGCGGTGCCGCCGGCGCCGGTGCCCACCGACCTCGTCTCGGAAGTGCGAGAGGTGGTCGAGGCGCTGAACGCAGACGGGCGCGGGGCGCGGATCGACGCCGTGCTCGACACCGACCGCGGGCCGGTCCGCGTGGATCGGGTCCGCATCCGTGGCCACCTGCACGACCTGCTCACGATGGCGCGCGTGGAGACGGCCGGCGTCGGCCCGGTGACGATCCATGTGTCGCGCGTCTTCCGCTCGAACATCGAGGAGACGCCCGTGCGACGCACCGGCGACTCGCGGCTGACGATCGTGCCGCGTGCGTCCGACGGCTCGCTGCGGAGCTGGGTGCAGCGTGCGCAGCCCGGTGTCGAGGTGCTCTCGATCGTGATCGGCGACGGCGGCGCGGCACCAACCACCGAGGAACAGCGGCGCGCGTTCGACGCCTTCGCGGTGAGCCGCCCCGGCGATCCCACCGGCGTGGCGCTCGCCACCATCCGTCGCACCGTCGAGGAGGCGAAAGGCACGGTGTGGATCGACGGCTCGCGTGAGGGAGGCACCGCCGTGCACCTGTTGCTCCCGATCGCCGGCGGCTGA
- a CDS encoding prepilin-type N-terminal cleavage/methylation domain-containing protein, producing the protein MATHAPGRRDRRGMTLVEIIVSLTLFALVLAIGAMTSQRLLTVQAATAVRSARTSATLDALETLRRHVAGAQVARGDLRVARDTALELLHTIGVVTVCRIRHDTLTIATAHDSLPWAGSLPRAVTPDDRVRIWRDGAGEWTDARILTVAAAAGACGDSAAHTTDRASQRLVLDHAPASVRPGALIRVLQRERWSLLRSGDGSWSLALAIWDAARNRFSVPQPLVAPLAAAGARGGAGFEVRAIDAAGAAITDTLYARTAAVVAVLRTARHARLGTFTDSVRIHVATP; encoded by the coding sequence ATGGCCACGCACGCACCGGGGCGCCGCGATCGGCGCGGCATGACGCTGGTCGAGATCATCGTCTCGCTCACGCTCTTCGCACTCGTCCTCGCCATCGGCGCGATGACGTCGCAACGGCTGCTCACGGTGCAGGCGGCCACGGCGGTGCGCAGCGCGCGCACCAGCGCCACCCTCGATGCTCTCGAGACGCTCCGGCGCCACGTCGCCGGCGCGCAGGTTGCGCGCGGCGACCTCCGCGTCGCGCGCGACACGGCGCTGGAGCTGCTGCACACCATCGGCGTCGTCACCGTCTGTCGCATCCGGCACGACACGCTCACGATCGCCACCGCACACGATTCGCTGCCGTGGGCCGGGTCGCTGCCGCGCGCGGTGACGCCGGATGACCGCGTGCGCATCTGGCGCGATGGCGCCGGTGAGTGGACGGACGCACGCATCCTCACCGTGGCGGCGGCGGCTGGCGCCTGTGGCGACAGCGCCGCCCACACCACGGACCGCGCCTCGCAGCGCCTGGTGCTCGATCACGCGCCGGCGTCGGTCCGCCCAGGTGCGCTGATCCGCGTCCTCCAGCGCGAGCGGTGGTCGCTGCTTCGCAGCGGCGACGGCAGCTGGTCACTGGCCCTCGCCATCTGGGATGCCGCACGCAACCGATTCAGCGTGCCGCAGCCGCTGGTCGCACCGCTCGCCGCAGCCGGCGCGCGCGGCGGCGCCGGGTTCGAGGTCCGTGCCATCGACGCCGCCGGTGCCGCCATCACGGACACCCTCTACGCCCGGACGGCCGCCGTCGTCGCGGTGCTGCGCACTGCGCGCCACGCACGCCTCGGCACGTTCACCGACTCCGTGAGGATCCATGTCGCGACGCCCTGA